GGCCAGACCAAAGGAGATGATCAGGCAGGGTATCAGCCACCAGAACGAATATTCGGAATAGATCTCCAAGTCGGGCCTCAGGTCAACATCCCACCATCCACATGGATGACCTGACCGGTGATATAGTCACTCATATCCGAGGCGAGGAATACAGCAAGGTCCGCCACATCCTCCGGACGTCCTCCGCGTTTGAGCGGGATAGTGTTCCTCCATTCTGCCACTACCTTCTCATCCAATTTCTCGGTCATCTCTGTCTCGATGAATCCCGGTGCGATCGCATTGCAGCGGATATTCCTGCTTCCTAGTTCCAGGGCGATGGATTTGGTGAATCCGAGTATTCCGGCCTTGGAGGCGGCATAGTTTGACTGTCCTGCATTGCCTTTGACTCCTACCACTGAGCTCAGATTGACGATAGAACCCTTACGCTGTTTCAGCATGGTACGCTGTACGGCTTTGGTCAGGTTGAAAATGCTTTTCAGGTTGGTCTGCATCACTTGGTCCCAATCCTCCTCACTCATGCGCATGAGTAGGTTATCGCGGGTGATCCCGGCATTGTTGACCACTACATCTATACTACCGAAGCGCTCCAGTACCTCATCGGCCAATTTCTGGGCATCGGCATGATCGGAGGCGTCCGAGCGGAATCCGACTGCTTCTCCCCCACCTTTGGTCAGTTCTTCTTCAAGCGCTTTGGCCCGTTCTTCGCTGGATAGATAGGTGAAAGCCACCTTGGCCCCTTCATCGACAAAACGCTGCGCGATGGCCTTTCCGATCCCTCTGGAAGCTCCGGTGATAATGGCTGTTTTCCCTTGCAGTAGACCCATATTCCGTATATTGTTGATTGAATAGGGCCAAATATACCCTATCTAACCAACAGCAATTATGAAGTTCTTCTTTTCAATTCTGTTCATCGCTTTTCTAGGAATCGGGATGAACGCTCAGACAATGATAGGAGCCCGAGGACAGGTCTCTAATACCTGGATGTTCAATAAGAATCTATCCGATAATGGCGATCTGGTGGACTACAAAGGCACCTTCACGGGTGGCGGAGGTATATCCGT
The sequence above is a segment of the Flavobacteriales bacterium genome. Coding sequences within it:
- the fabG gene encoding 3-oxoacyl-[acyl-carrier-protein] reductase, which produces MGLLQGKTAIITGASRGIGKAIAQRFVDEGAKVAFTYLSSEERAKALEEELTKGGGEAVGFRSDASDHADAQKLADEVLERFGSIDVVVNNAGITRDNLLMRMSEEDWDQVMQTNLKSIFNLTKAVQRTMLKQRKGSIVNLSSVVGVKGNAGQSNYAASKAGILGFTKSIALELGSRNIRCNAIAPGFIETEMTEKLDEKVVAEWRNTIPLKRGGRPEDVADLAVFLASDMSDYITGQVIHVDGGMLT